The Candidatus Cloacimonadota bacterium nucleotide sequence AAAAGGATCTCCGGTAAGGGGGGATAATCCGAAGATCCTTTGCTTGATGAATGCAGTAACAAGCTCTTGGGGGAAGAGTTGTTTTCTGCTGAGATTAGGAAAATTAATCTAATGCTTTTAAGAAGCTTGGCACATCTGTTCGTAAAGACTTCATGCGATTACTATCATCCTGAACATCATTTGATGCAGCTTCTTCTTTATTGTTTTTATTTATCCCAAGATTATTAAATATATCTTTGATGTCGTCTTCTATGGAAGCGGCAGCTTCTGTTTTGTTGGGATTTGTTTTTGGGGTTTCAAAAGAAGGGAAATCTACCACGTTTGCCATTTGGGTATTCTTGTCTAATCCGGTTGCAATTATGGTTACCGATATCTTACCGGTCATGCTATCATCCAGGATAACTCCCATAATGATGTTGGCGCCTTTGCCGGTTTCATTTACAATAACGTTCGATACTTCTTCAAATTCGCTCATCAAAATATCTTGTCCGCCGGTTATATTAAGCAGTAAGGATTGGCAACCTGCCAAGCTGACATCTGCCAGAAGCGGGTTGTTTATTGCCATGCGGGCAGCGTTTATGGCTCGGCTTTCACCTTCGGCAATACCGGTGCCCATCAAGGCGTAGCCCATATTTTGCATAACTGTTTTTACATCGGCAAAATCAACGTTGACCAAACCGGTAATAGTAATGATGTCGCTCACGGCTTTTGCCGCTTCATAAAGCACATTATCGGCATTATTGAAGGCAGCTTTTAAAGTGGCATTTCCATATATTTCACAGAGTTTTTC carries:
- the ftsZ gene encoding cell division protein FtsZ, coding for MIEFDERPAQVGTNIKIIGIGGAGGNAINTMIENELNGVEFIAANTDADDLTKSKAKMKLQLGKKLTRGLGTGANPEVGSRSAEESKDDIKSHLDGADMVFLAAGMGGGTGTGATPIIAKIAREMGILTLGIVTTPFPFEGKKRAENSDHGIRHLSEYVDTLIVIPNEKLCEIYGNATLKAAFNNADNVLYEAAKAVSDIITITGLVNVDFADVKTVMQNMGYALMGTGIAEGESRAINAARMAINNPLLADVSLAGCQSLLLNITGGQDILMSEFEEVSNVIVNETGKGANIIMGVILDDSMTGKISVTIIATGLDKNTQMANVVDFPSFETPKTNPNKTEAAASIEDDIKDIFNNLGINKNNKEEAASNDVQDDSNRMKSLRTDVPSFLKALD